One genomic region from Kamptonema formosum PCC 6407 encodes:
- a CDS encoding phytanoyl-CoA dioxygenase family protein: MNVAAVSESFTHRQKTLALNDIPIAIEAMHEDGYVPIPNVLNAEEVTAARAAIDRLQPFGLDGSSWSELNDRFKCVFNRDRLWLSYLDRPGIVDLAEALMGDRCHAIGMTAWKSFPGYDGWRVHTDQLLVPVPETVFFDPNFQLPVWICTAHFYLSDITVKSRRTKRI; encoded by the coding sequence ATGAACGTAGCGGCGGTGAGCGAATCTTTCACCCATAGGCAGAAGACGTTAGCGCTCAACGATATCCCGATCGCGATCGAGGCGATGCACGAGGACGGTTATGTACCGATCCCCAACGTACTCAACGCTGAGGAAGTAACGGCAGCCCGCGCAGCGATCGATCGCCTCCAACCCTTCGGTTTAGATGGCAGTAGTTGGAGCGAACTTAACGATCGTTTCAAGTGCGTTTTCAATCGCGATCGCCTCTGGCTTTCCTACCTCGATCGACCCGGAATCGTAGACTTAGCAGAGGCATTGATGGGCGATCGATGTCACGCGATCGGCATGACTGCCTGGAAAAGTTTTCCCGGCTATGATGGTTGGCGCGTCCACACAGATCAGCTCTTAGTCCCAGTTCCCGAAACTGTGTTTTTCGATCCCAATTTTCAACTACCAGTGTGGATTTGTACCGCCCATTTCTACCTGAGCGACATCACAGTTAAATCAAGGAGAACTAAGAGGATTTAA